The genomic stretch TAAAGTACGAAAATAAGGATcctaaaaccctaatcctagtaaaacaagtaaacaaAGTCAGTTTAAAGCAAataaaagcagaaaaataacatagattatcttgagtgcactcgatcgcaggtataAGGCAATCGATCCCACTTCCAGGGACTTGTGCGCTTGACCGTGCGCTCGTTCGcatgatcgatcgcacatttAGGGACTTGTGTGCTCGATTATACGCTTGATCGCTGATGTAGGGGTGGATCGTTCGCAGTACCAGGGACGGCCATCTCTATATCTGGTGTAGGGCGCTCAATCGCAGTcaatgtgcgatcaatcgcagttCCAGGAACTACTCCTGTTGCTGCATGAGTCTTTGATTGTGTCACCATTTTTTGAGGCGTTTTCACACAATCATCTATTCGGGTTTTCCTCATATACTCTTAGGCATTGTAGTCTACATCAAGATCGTATGAGAGCCATGCGATTGAAGAATAAAATGAAACACACAACCGGCTTGAGGAGCTTTGCCAATACTTGCCATGAAACGGTATGTGTGTcatttaccatatatatatatatataaagacttaaatatatatttaaacatttgtttatgttgtttgtttttgtcgACCATCCATGAGGGCACGACTCCTACACGGGCACAGATCTGCATATAGACCCATACTATGATCTTGCTTATTATTtgtatatttagggtttaggctTAACAGTGCCATATTTTATAACTTTCTATATATCGTACAGGAAAAAATGAGGGCGCTACTGCCAAATGACACTGCTGCAAGCTCGGCCGTCACAAAGGGGACGGTAAAGTGGGCACTagatgatgtggtatttttgtgaccaaaaatatcaataataaaaataaccactcgcaatagaatgaatcctgtaggatagggctatattgagggtgtcgaacctcaaggactgcaggggttaaattatcaaaaattgaaagattaaaattaacttaattaaaagagtgatttgtttgtgtgaattggaagtgcataaaataaacggaaataaaagaagtaaatgtatgagagagagagagagtagggtattgacttcaccacaatccgcacatcaatggttaaccatatttaattctagcaattcattctatgcatgctATAGTTTTagcaagaaaacatataaaaataatctcatacaatcaatggaatagcataacccatcttcggttggcacggaccgtctacctaaattacactaaactagggtgtagtacgatccgtcttccctaggcatggcctatctaatcctattgattgcatgccaattaagaaccattgtataaccatcattcttataatcacagaaaataagaatgatttcagttcaataatagtaaaataatttctaaggccagataagaattttactaatattgaattagaatttaaagaacaattgcatttaatatgaagaacagaaatcaattgaaGCAATTCttagagttatacaatcaacatgcataaattgaaagactagaaattaaatataatcaaaccattgtgcatggaaagggctacatcaataccccacaattgagTTTAGCTCcttatgatcttctaagctccacagactaatttactgaattttgctctaaaagcagtgtgtctgtttacaatgtttagagccctatttatagggaattgGGAAAccttaaaaccctagaaatcctcaaaAAGTCGGAAGTCactctcccagtccaattgggagactgaaatccaagtccatgctggagaGGGATTCTTGCCATGCACTGTACGCTCGAGTGCTCTCGATCCAAgacttggtgcgctcgagcgcaataCGCTCAAGCCTAGCTggtgtgcgcgcgagcgcaggcatgcgcttGATCCTTGATCGCAGACGCTCaagcgcagtgcgctcgatcccaggagtgctgcgctcgatcctagttccagaatgctcaacttttctgatcttttaagcccaatttccaatagtttgtcaaataagacctaaaacacaaaaactaaacaaaatcaaacaaataacagtgctaaggaattaacatatgtaaattaaggggcttgaatgtgcaacattcggcgcttatcactaGACAACGTATATGCACATGCTATGGACTGTAAGCAAGAATATGCTGGTAGGGTTTGAGGGGTTGGATCTGGGATTCTACCAGTACGCAGCACCATCCACTCCTATTATAGGCCGTCCGGAGCACGCTCACagcacattcaacaagaggaGATGGAAAAACTGATTGAAAAAGTGCTAGAAGTTGAGCGGgaacaatacagggaaaagaTGGCTACACAGCGGGCAGAGATGAGTGTGCAGTTGGCAGTATATGAGGCCCGTTTTCGTATGCTTGAGTCCTTGGTGCAGGCGAGCACTAGGATGACTCAACTTCATGCTCTGCCAGATACTGAGTCCCCAGGCCGTCTCAAGGTTACATCCTCAATTGGGAGCTGATCAGGTAAtgtaatatacttttttttttttttttaataacacgaTCATGTGCACCACTATAGTTatgtaatcatatatatatatatatatatatatctctgtgtgtgtgtgtgtgtgtgcacaaATACATTGTACGTAGCTTCAAACcaaatatgcatatatataacacaattgcaaCATAATATGTGTAGGAGAGATAATAGTAGACCCTGAGGACGAACATGCAACCAAACCCGCACTCCAGCATTCAAAGCTTTCCTGTGAATCAGCATAACTGTAAGTATATGTGTACTACTACACTTATGTAATCATCTGAGTACAACCAAAAAACTACATTGTCGAATGCGTCATGTTTGGTATGGTTACAATTTTTTAACTATATGTTATGTTTGGTATAGTTACTTGTTATGTTATACAGGTTGGTAGTATAGATAGGTTAGAGTCGTGGTTTAGGCGCCGTTTATGAATCTAAAGTTGTTGATTACAATGACCTTCGTATACTTTAACGTTGCTCAATGCTTAACGACCTAGACTTGATAAGATATTATCATGTTTGCTGATGGTTGGTTTTATCATTTGTAGTTGTTGCGGAGAAGTAAGGCTCTCATCAATCATTTCTTGGTTTTAGTTATGTCTTTTGAGGTTGTATATATGTAGCTTTTGTATATTATTACTTTTGTTGATGGATAGAGACACGGTTGATGTATAGTTGGATGGTTGGTTTATTTGTGATGGATTATTTGGTTATTTCGACATTGTTGATGGTTGGTTTGATGGATTATTTGGACATTGGTCATTTGGtgtaatggattttttttttttttttgtaatttattatttgtgTTAGTTGATGGATAATTGATAGTTGTATTTGATGGATCAATTGATTATGTAGTTGTAGTAGATGTGTAACTCTATATCAGGTGGTGAAACTCCAAAATTTGGTTAAAAAGcctgaaaaattcaaaaaataaatatggggtgggaagaaaaaaaatttcaaaattacacAATTTAGTGAAATATCACTTTAGcgacgtcaccaattggtgacgtgtgataattaacacgtcaccaaattTGTGACATGTGATAACTAACACATCACCAAATTTGTGAcatgtcactacaaaaaaatcaattttttgttgacacaagtttcctgacgtgttagatggtctaacacgtcaggaaatcctcctgacggggcatttttgacgtgtttcatgCGTGAAAAATATGGGCGTTAGGAATGgaaaattcctgacgtgtcactttctgacacgtcaataattactgacgtgtcaaattttgacacgtcaataaatatttttaattgaaaaaaaaaatccagaaaaaaaattaaaaaaagaaaaattatttatttttaaaaattttaaatttcctaacgtgtcaattttgacacatcaggaaatttaaaattattaaaaaataataatttttcttttttttttaaaaaaaattttttggatttttttttaattaaaaatattgttttttaatcCTGGAATAGTACATTCTTCTCCCCCCGGCTCTCTCCCTGATCtcttccttcctccattttcactctctctctctctcttctttccttcattttcactctctctctcttctttccttcattttcaaaaactcaaacccaaaaaattcttcaaaaaatcaaaaacccaataaaaaaataacccttatccttcttcgatcttcttctcttcaaatcaaaaataaaaaatctctcttcttcgatcctcttctcttctcctttttttttttttttccttttcttttctgctgcttctcttcttcgatcttctcttcgccttctttttttgtttcctttcttttctcttgcttctcttcttgatcttcttctccttttttttttcttcttttttttttttttttgcttctcttcttcgatcttctgatcttctcccatttttttctttttcttcttcttcctcgatcttccttttctccttttcttcttccctctagaggAGCTGGTGGCCGGCTGCATGTTCAGAGAGAAGAGgctagggagattgagagaggagagagagagctgagtttggaaataaaataaaagggattaaagaagatgaatatataatagaattataaagggaaaagaagagggaaagaagctagggaaaaagagggaaaaagttgaaaatcccgcttgttttttgatatctgataaaaaaaaaaatacatgaaatatatataatatatataaacctgatataaaaaaaatatatataaaagtcatGTTTCTAGATACATTTGGAATgactcaaatgaatattttctagattttttagAGTAACGCTCAATTGTTATTCCTCACAAAATTTAGAGAGTAATGTTGGATGGTATCTTGAGAAACATAGACATAAACACAATATAATCATAGTTCCTATGGCAGAAGGAAGATATTTCAAAAGTAATTCAGATATTTAAAATGTGGCAAAAATGACATAACTCACATTCCTCACAAAAGATGAAATCTCTCGTATAAATTATTAAAGGCATTTTCCAGAAAAATGTTACCAATCTGAACCATCAGGAAAGGGTTTGGGTACATATTCCTTCCCATTAACATAAAATTCCAAAACTGCTTTCATTCTCAGAAGCTTATGTGGGTGATAATTTACATGAACAATTATCGGTTTGAACATGCTCAGGTTAACATCTTTCTGTTCACTCATGAATTGGACTTCGCGAAATTTGGTTTATAATTAACAAGTTACATAATATCATAAGATTCACATaaaattggtttataaaaagtTTCGAGagatgtatatataaatatatttttttttcgaaatcTCATGAACTATATTAAGACCTATCTATCATTCATTATGCTGACTAAAAGTTTAGTTTAGCtaaaaaaattggggatttTGTTCAATAGGGTGCTTAAATTTTATACTTCCCTTGCTTGACATTCAAGTGATTGTATCATGAAAAGATGTAGGTGccaacattttttgttttgttaattaGATTTGTTACAAACTTTAGGTGAAAAGAAAATCCAGCCACTTGGACCACAAGTGTTGGGAATTGTTGGAGAACAACAGGTAACATCAGTGACAACTAGAACAGGTAAGATCGGGGACGGAACTAAGAATTTTTGTCCATTTCGGCCAAAGAATGAATAGGCGGTTTGCTAATAAAGGTTGGAATGCTGAAACTGTTCTTTGAGGTGTCTAAAGTTTGTACTGGGTGGGAATTTAAAAATGGTTTATCTCATGATTTAATATGAGAAGAGACTTTAATAAcaaatgttgaaaaacaaaacccaaaaaagagaGCCGCACAAAGAGAGCATAGCAGAGTGGGACGAACCGcgccctttctctttctcctttccaCCACCCTTTTCCTGCCTCCACTGTAAACTGATCAGGGTGCGTGTGTCAATGGTCATCTGGGTGCTTTTTAGCTACGCGTGGCTAGCCGACGGATGCGTGTGGAACACATTAGGGTGTGTtaggtttttgttattgtattttttcctaaaaagaaTGTATTCTTtctaaatatgctttttgtagTGATCTATGGGGTGAAATTCTGTTCATTttcttaggttttattttccagaatccttaagaataacagATTTGGTTTTCGGTAGGTCTTTTGATTTCTTACAGTTCATTTTTTAGGAGCAAACTATATACTGATGACGGAGGAGTTATCAAGCATGTAAAtgaattgtcactatggtaaagGCAGCGAAGGAATCTAGGACCTGGCTGCAGATCGAGACATGATTTGCGAAATTTATTGTAGATCTGAAACTGATTGAGATAGTGACTTTTCATAGacattgtcttataatagctcCGAAAGTCTATTATGTATGACATAGATAATGTTTTAGTTATAAAGATTCCAAATTATATCTTTAACATTGTACTGAACATTTTGCCCCATTTAATTGtaatatcaatgaagagataatttgtttaaaaaaaaaaaaaactgaaacgGTTTCAGTTTTTTGATGGAAATGTAAAATGGTCCACTTTTATTGACATTTACTTTTGGCAACCTTTTATAGCAGCATCGTGAGTTATAAAAACAGATCTATTTTTCCCCCTTCCCCGTCTgacacatgaaaaaaaaaaataaaaaaaaaaaaaactttattgtCTACCGCTTAATTGTCTGTCTCTTCATATTTTGGGAGTTACTTTGAGCCTTAAATGGTGTTTAAAGTTGGTGGGggttactgacgtggcaaattcaacacgtcaaaaaaaagtttgttgacgtgctagttttggtacgtcaacatttactgacgtggcaaaaaaatggTACTGTTTGTCACGTCAaaaaatggccttttttttgtagtgtctaaTATCCATGAACTGACacagcaccttttttttttttttggtcacgtGTGATAattaacacgtcaccaaattTGGTACGTGCCACGCATGGTATGTCATCAAAGGTGACGTGCAAAGATTAGCACGTTAGTAAAAGGTGACGTGTTAGTAGTAGcatgtcaccaattggtgatgtGTAGTCAATCTACACGTCACCAATTTCCATTCTCGACTAgtgggtttttgacgtgtcacccACGTCATAAATGACACGTCACGAACCCATTAGTGACCTTTTTTTGCCATTGACACATCCCAAATGGGAAGTCTCGGATCCcttgaatttttgtagtgattagtttcggtgtgaggATTTTACTCCCATGGccgagaaaataaaagttgggaaTATGAGCTACCTATATATTAGATTAAGTATGCCTACAACATATAtgttctataactgaagtttaGACATGGGTTAATGAATGTTGAAGTTTTAGATATGACTTGATGgtaagattttatgtttgtctctGCTATGACGTTGCAAACTCATAGCTTTGGCTATAATTTATCAAAGctttatactcttgatcttttttcaataaatgaatatgaaagattccactgaaaaaaataaataaaataaaataaatcataccCTAAAACCGCTATCCACATTCGCATATAGTGATTTTTGTTAACTGTGTGCGGATAGCGAATAATGGATAATGGATAGTAGCGGATAGTGGATGTGGCATGCAGTTAATATCGGCCCGCATATACACACCTagcgcattttttttttttttttttttagcatttatttatttttcaatatatacaatatatgaAGAATTATCCAGTAGAAACAAAACCTAGCAtgatcttcttttttctttttttctttttttctattcatgATCTAATTTGCTATAACCCAGCATATTAAAAGCTATTTCACGGTCTGTTTGTGTtgttaagggtgcgtttgggagtgcgttttaaaaaaaataatttgcgattttaaaccaaatcgcaattttaaggtgtttgggattgcgattttaaaaacacaaattttaaaattgcaaaaaaatctgtgattttcataagctgattagagggtgcttatttgaaaaagtgcgaatttaaaataaaaaaaaatcacgatttctattaaaaagatatttggcgcaataattaccttttttgagcggaaatgaaaaaaataccaagaatacccacctaaaatatattaaaatcctctctgtcttgttcatcctttcTCCACCCTGTAGCAGTGTGCGTTGCTGTTGTCCATCTCTCCGCCCCTCTACCAGGtaataatctcaccttaatattttctttctctccatataattcctttgcttttgtaaaactttccaCTATTTATGTGGTTTATATGATTACTAtgcctttttatatatgcgTTGCATTCTCTTCTCTACTTTTTCCACCAAACAAACAGAGATGGAGCAAATAATTCTGTCAAAATTCACATACAACACATATcccacgaaaaaaaaaatatgcaacatGAATATGTGGTTTGAAGTGAAATGTGAAACATATCAGATGTAGAGAAAGTAACAGTATACAATGAAATAGGATtggatcaaagagagagagtcaaagttaatgtcaaattataagtcatacttttgtttgcatatgtgttaaaaatggaggcttatagacaatgttagttattttactgttataaaCAAATGtctttattggtaatttggtcatgaaaccgcaattatatgctaatgttatccaaacactcaattggtaaaaaaaaagtattttttagcatgttttaccaaacgcctgtgcgattttaaaaagtagcgattttaaaaatgcaatttttaaaatcgcacttattaaaatcgcactcccaaacgggccagAGAGGAGAGagcgagggagagagagagttgtgagAAATTCCCAATCATagagcaccaaaaaaaaaaaaaaaaaatttcatcagcTGGGATTAGATTTCGTAACGGGGTGTTTTCAAAGTCACGCCGCCCATAATACGAGGATCTTGCCGCGCGAGTTACGGGCTTGAAAATGTGCTCAATTTTGATCTTTAATTTCTTCTGAGATATACATATTATCCAGTAGCCGCCACTGCATTCTGTTTGTATTGGTGATTTTGGACCGGAGTTTTGTTAACGTGTTTTTGGAGTAACATTGTTGACAAATGACAAGCAGTTTCCAAAGAGCAATGCTTCGTGACAATCAATCAATTTAGCCGTTGATGGTGGTCACTACCGTACACGATTAAAACTCAATTCCATTAATTCATGCCAACCTTGAATTGATAAGCCTGCTCCTTCCTCTTCAAGTTATTTGGTGAGtcataagtaatttaaaaatatggtaAACACAATTTACAAGagaaattaagtaatttatCACTTAATATGTGTTTAACAAAAAATAGAtctataaaagtaaataaatatgttTCAAAATTGATATCTCAACAAGCAATAGATATACAAAAGTTTCTAAAATTGCATCTTGTTGTCTTTTAAAGAACAAAatcgtcaaaaaaaaaataataaatatttttggtgtttcgCTTTGTGTTGAGAAAATTAACTTCCCAACACAGGTATTGTAGGCCCAATGAAAACGCCAAGAAAAAGTTCACAACGTTTTTTCTACAATTAGTCATGTTTAAAAAATGCCTCTAAATCCTATTTTTCTTGGTAGTTATCCtcctaggaaaaaaaaaaaaaaaagaagatgtgGACCATTAGTTAGAAACCTGTTTTTACTCTTTGTTTCAAGATTTTGATGAAAGtgtgaaacaaaaaaattttcagaatttttatTTGGGCGGCCATTTTGAAAAGTcaaacatacacacacacatatatatatatatatatatatagctcttgAACCtcatgaataaatttttttaagagaaggggaaaaatataaaaaattcttcCAAATTAATAGTCATTTGCGATAGAATTTcacaatgttcaaaagatattaaagtagcccatcaaactacaaAAGTGTGTAAAAAATgcctcatattttattttattcctacAATACCCCCATTCTTTTagaaactaaactaaaaaaaattaataaagtaataaaataaaaactaaaaaattaattttttaaaataaaaagatatatatatatatatatatatatatatgtaaaaaaaagcaaaaatgaaaaaaaatgaaaggggtggTTATCAATTGAGCCAACCACatggtttgattttgcatttatctatatttttttataccgcacaaacgatttgtaatttaagccatcTACAAttactaatattttatttattccaaaaaaacaaaattagtatttatttggcccttgggttttttttttttttttagaaaataatttagtttattttttattttacttagtttttaaaagaataggggtattataggaatataaaaaaaaatatgtggccTTTTTTACACACTTTAATAGTTTGATggactactttagtacctttttatattttttccttaaaagaacTTATGCAGGGTCGTAACCACTGGTTAGGTTAGACTATAGTTAAATTGATTTCATACTACAAATAGATTGCAACAGTCTCTCCTTCTAGAACCTTTCTCTTACTAGTTTCCAACGAGCAAGTACTATTATGATAATACACAAGTAAATAAGCCACCCGGATTGTTGTCAACCCACTTAAACTTTCACCACAATTCTAATGTTTTCTCCAAACTAAAATAATTTGTAACTGacccctcaaactattagcCCCTTTTACTTAACCTATGTTGTTAGGATTTTCTAATAACTTAGATGAAAAACTCGTGAAATGTCCGTTATACTCGTAGTGAGATGTGGGAAAACATCCAAAATacctttaaatttaattttaaaaaaataaataaatacccaCGGCTACGTCTTGATTCATgtcttttaatttgtaattagctAGTTATGATTATTCTTAAGCTTGCTAAAttgttgagtttttattttgtcAGTTCAATTAATGGCCTTGGACCAGGTCCATGGTCCACACATGGACAACCAACTATGGACGAAAACCATATTTTGTCAGTGCAATTAATTACATGTGTACACTTGGAGTGGTTGAATACGCGTTAAAAAAGATGGTAGATATATAAGACGACGGTATTAGCTTGGGGCATACAGTGGAAATTAAACATAGGATCTACCCGACCCAATACTCGGCAGTTGAATTTATGCCTCTAATATGTAGTCTAATTATCTCTCTTTAGATGTCATAAAAAGCTTAGCCTTTTTGTTACCAAGAATGCAGATTTTACACGGAAAGTACCATTTTCCACATAGGTATAGTGAACAATAAtgaatctaaaaattaaaaataaggcTAGTTTGGCAACACtttagcaaccaaaaaaaaaaaaaaaagaactgtaTAACAAACAATTGACACTCAAAATCTTTTACATTACATCCCAACTAGAAAGTCAAAAACACCGTCTAAACTAGCGAACGAACCGGCCAATATGCAGCGAATGGAGACTACCAAATAATTAACGTTTGAAAATTATATGACCAAATGCACAAGTAACACCGAATTCAATTGTCCCATATACTAAAAGGTCAAATATTGTAACATCGTCAAGACCCGTACTAGACACGCCCTCTAGATGTTTTGAAATAGTCCAAGCTATGTTGCATTATAAATATCAGATGCATGCTCACTTTGTTTTTCACCACACAATCATCTTCTTTATTCATTCATTGTTCACAGCAACAATATCCCAAGATGGCTGCACtttgtgtgaaaaaaaatattctaacacttgtTGCAATCGCATTAATCTTAGCAGGATATGTGAAGGCTCAAAATTGTGGATGTGCAGCAAACGAATGCTGCAGCGAATTTGGGTATTGTGGCACCACCAGTGCATACTGCGGCAAGAATTGCAGAGAAGGCCCTTGTACTGCATCCCCTACTACACCTTCAAGTGGTGTCTCGGTGGCTGATATTGTGACAGATGCTTTCTTTAATGGGATAATTAATCAGGGCACTGGAGACTGTCCAGGGAAGAGCTTCTACACCAGGGCTGCGTTCCTTAATGCTCTTAATTCCTATACTCAGTTTGGCACAACTGGTACGGCTGATGATTCTAAGCGTGAGATTGCTGCTTTCTTCGCCCATGTCACGCATGAGACTGGATGTAAGatctttctccctctcactaACTTATTCATTTATGTTTTCACACCATAAAATTAACCGTCATGCATTTATACCAGAGCTGATCCAATGATTAGTTTTTACTATTACATTATTCTGCTTGTATTATCATAACAATCGTATAACCATCTATAAAATAGTATTATTAATATCTCATATGATTGTAATGTCAACTAATATAT from Corylus avellana chromosome ca1, CavTom2PMs-1.0 encodes the following:
- the LOC132177512 gene encoding endochitinase EP3-like, producing MAALCVKKNILTLVAIALILAGYVKAQNCGCAANECCSEFGYCGTTSAYCGKNCREGPCTASPTTPSSGVSVADIVTDAFFNGIINQGTGDCPGKSFYTRAAFLNALNSYTQFGTTGTADDSKREIAAFFAHVTHETGFLCKIEETNGASQDYCDEKNTQYPCNPAKKYYGRGPLQLTWNYNYGAAGNSIGFDGLGAPETVATDAVVSFKTALWFWMTNVHSVIGQGFGATTRAINGAVECDGKKPDLVQARINYYTQYCNQFGVAPGDNLSC